In Hydra vulgaris chromosome 06, alternate assembly HydraT2T_AEP, a genomic segment contains:
- the LOC136081537 gene encoding uncharacterized protein in mobD 3'region-like, with the protein MGNFKSTQPLLLYGKDTSNAFLYGKDLSNAFLYGKDISNAFLYGKDISNAFLYGKDISNAFLYGKDISNAFLYGKGISNAFLYGKDISNAFLYGKDISNAFLYGKDISNAFLYGKDISNAFLYGKDISNAFLYGKDISNAFLYGKDISNAFLYGKDISNAFLYGKDISNAFQWGD; encoded by the exons ATGggtaattttaaatctacccAG CCCCTCCTTCTCTATGGAAAAGATACAAGTAATGCTTTTCTCTATGGAAAGGATCTAAGTAATGCTTTTCTCTATGGAAAGGATATAAGTAATGCTTTTCTCTATGGAAAGGATATAAGTAATGCTTTTCTCTATGGAAAGGATATAAGTAATGCTTTTCTCTATGGAAAGGATATAAGTAATGCTTTTCTCTATGGAAAGGGTATAAGTAATGCTTTTCTCTATGGAAAGGATATAAGTAATGCTTTTCTCTATGGAAAGGATATAAGTAATGCTTTTCTCTATGGAAAGGATATAAGTAATGCTTTTCTCTATGGAAAGGATATAAGTAATGCTTTTCTCTATGGAAAGGATATAAGTAATGCTTTTCTCTATGGAAAGGATATAAGTAATGCTTTTCTCTATGGAAAGGATATAAGTAATGCTTTTCTCTATGGAAAGGATATAAGTAATGCTTTTCTCTATGGAAAGGATATAAGTAATGCTTTTCAGTGGGGtgattag